The Leadbettera azotonutricia ZAS-9 genome has a window encoding:
- a CDS encoding aspartate carbamoyltransferase regulatory subunit, giving the protein MLNIDKIRNGIVIDHIKAGQGIHIFNWLGLDKAPYTVAFVVNASSRNMERKDIIKIDNTIAINFDVLGLIDPNITVNIIENEKITEKIKLKLPEKVENIIHCKNPRCITSTEKYIPHIFHLENSRERTYRCEYCDEIRSAGDFRNAGQ; this is encoded by the coding sequence ATGCTTAACATAGACAAGATACGGAACGGAATTGTCATAGACCACATCAAGGCAGGCCAGGGCATACACATTTTCAACTGGCTGGGTCTGGATAAAGCGCCATACACCGTGGCCTTTGTGGTTAACGCCAGCTCGCGCAACATGGAACGCAAGGATATTATCAAAATTGATAACACCATTGCAATTAATTTCGATGTGCTGGGCCTTATAGATCCCAACATCACGGTGAACATCATCGAAAACGAAAAGATCACCGAAAAAATAAAGCTCAAGCTCCCGGAAAAAGTGGAGAACATCATTCACTGCAAGAATCCCCGCTGCATCACCTCCACGGAAAAATACATACCCCACATTTTCCATCTGGAGAACTCCAGGGAGCGCACGTACCGCTGCGAATATTGCGACGAGATACGTTCAGCCGGCGATTTCAGGAATGCCGGCCAGTAG
- the pyrB gene encoding aspartate carbamoyltransferase, with product MVKGRSLIEPLNFSVEEMEGLFELAERIEAKPAEYKECCRGNILATLFFEPSTRTRLSFEAAMLRLGGSCLGFAEPGSSSASKGECLADTVRTVACYADAIVMRNPKEGAALLASRYSDVPVINAGDGGHHHPTQTLTDLLTIKRLRGDIKNLTVGFCGDLKFGRTVHSLVKALARYPGIRMVFVSPSELTIPNYLKTGILAEKKIPFTETDSLDKVMESLDILYMTRVQRERFFNEEDYIRLKDSYILTPERMEPAKKDMMILHPLPRVNEIALEVDADPRAAYFKQAKFGMFVRMALLSSILGAV from the coding sequence ATGGTAAAAGGGCGAAGTTTGATTGAGCCGCTGAATTTTTCAGTGGAAGAGATGGAAGGGCTTTTCGAGCTGGCGGAAAGAATCGAGGCAAAGCCCGCCGAGTACAAAGAGTGCTGTAGGGGGAATATCCTGGCGACCCTCTTTTTTGAACCCAGCACCAGGACGCGGCTCTCCTTCGAGGCCGCTATGCTGAGGCTGGGCGGAAGCTGCCTGGGTTTTGCCGAACCCGGCTCCTCCTCGGCTTCCAAGGGCGAGTGCCTGGCCGACACGGTGCGTACCGTGGCCTGCTACGCCGATGCTATTGTCATGCGCAACCCCAAGGAAGGCGCAGCCCTCCTGGCTTCCCGGTATTCCGACGTACCTGTGATAAACGCAGGCGACGGCGGGCATCATCACCCTACCCAGACCCTCACCGATCTCCTCACCATTAAACGCCTCAGGGGGGATATTAAAAACCTTACCGTTGGTTTCTGCGGGGATCTCAAATTCGGCCGCACTGTCCATTCCCTGGTCAAAGCCCTGGCCCGCTATCCGGGCATACGCATGGTTTTCGTGTCCCCGTCGGAACTCACTATCCCCAATTACCTTAAAACCGGAATACTGGCAGAGAAGAAGATCCCCTTCACCGAAACCGACAGCCTCGACAAGGTGATGGAAAGCCTCGATATACTTTACATGACCCGTGTTCAGCGTGAACGCTTCTTCAACGAGGAAGATTACATACGCCTCAAAGACAGTTACATACTAACGCCCGAAAGAATGGAGCCAGCCAAAAAGGACATGATGATACTCCACCCCCTGCCCAGGGTAAACGAAATAGCCCTGGAAGTTGACGCCGATCCAAGGGCGGCGTATTTTAAGCAGGCCAAATTCGGCATGTTTGTGCGCATGGCCCTGCTCTCATCGATTTTAGGCGCAGTGTAA
- a CDS encoding carbohydrate ABC transporter permease, producing the protein MVRRKRSIGWNILLGAASLVIIGWTLFPVFWMLSTSFKNPTAVYANPPEIIPKEPSAAGYQRIATGTVGYTPISRFFLNSGIVALATVIIAIIAALLASYALSRLKFAFRKGVMIGVLVTQMFPLVVLLTPLYILYFRIHLINTYQGLVLAFTAFTLPFCIWMLKSFADTIPQELDEAAIIDGCTRMGILRQILIPLLVPGIIATGVFSFLDAWNNLLFPMTLTTDISMKTLPPGMIMAFGGEFKHDWGGMMAASVLVALPVVLILVFLQRYLVEGLTAGSIKE; encoded by the coding sequence ATGGTACGAAGAAAAAGAAGCATAGGCTGGAATATTCTTCTGGGAGCTGCGTCCCTTGTCATAATAGGCTGGACCCTGTTCCCGGTTTTTTGGATGCTCAGCACCAGCTTTAAAAACCCCACCGCAGTATACGCCAACCCCCCGGAAATTATCCCAAAGGAACCATCCGCGGCGGGCTACCAGAGAATCGCCACCGGGACTGTAGGCTATACGCCCATCAGCCGCTTTTTTCTGAACAGCGGGATTGTCGCCCTTGCTACGGTCATAATCGCCATTATCGCCGCCCTCCTGGCAAGCTATGCCCTGTCGCGGCTCAAATTCGCATTCCGCAAGGGGGTCATGATTGGGGTTCTTGTTACCCAGATGTTTCCCCTGGTTGTCCTCCTGACCCCCCTGTATATCCTGTATTTCAGGATACATCTGATAAATACCTACCAGGGCCTGGTGCTTGCCTTTACCGCCTTTACCCTGCCTTTTTGTATCTGGATGCTGAAAAGCTTTGCCGATACCATCCCCCAGGAACTGGACGAGGCTGCCATTATCGACGGCTGTACCCGGATGGGCATATTGCGGCAAATTCTGATACCCCTGCTTGTACCGGGGATAATCGCAACCGGGGTGTTTTCTTTTCTGGATGCCTGGAACAACCTGCTTTTCCCCATGACCCTGACCACGGATATTTCCATGAAAACCCTGCCTCCCGGTATGATCATGGCCTTTGGCGGCGAATTCAAGCATGACTGGGGGGGCATGATGGCCGCATCGGTCCTGGTGGCCCTGCCCGTGGTGCTCATTCTGGTTTTCCTGCAAAGATATCTCGTAGAAGGACTCACCGCTGGTTCGATCAAAGAATAA
- a CDS encoding carbohydrate ABC transporter permease, whose amino-acid sequence MFLFKRKLYNSYRIDTNNKLAAALLGPSILFVGIISLYPLIYSVYLSLFNYQLTRPDKIRFAPLNNIRKLLQDELFFRSLLNTLIFTVITVAAGLILGMVMALVLEELPKRFSKLRGVLIMPWVIPGIVVGYLFMYIFDTNVGIVNYIFLSLGLIQKRLPWLMRDNLAMASVIIANVWNQAPFYMLMFTAAMKGIPESIREAAYAEGTSRWNEFFQVTLPHIKGVVVITSLLQIIRNFNNFPIIFTMTGGGPAHATTTSVLYIYKVAFDQFDMGYASLIGIFWVIILMILSVIYIRLLNKDY is encoded by the coding sequence ATGTTCCTGTTCAAAAGAAAACTTTATAACAGTTATAGAATTGATACCAACAATAAACTCGCCGCCGCGCTGCTCGGGCCTTCGATTTTATTTGTTGGAATTATTTCACTGTATCCCCTGATCTATTCTGTGTATCTTTCCCTGTTTAACTACCAGCTTACCCGGCCCGATAAAATCCGCTTTGCCCCGCTGAATAATATCCGCAAACTGCTGCAGGATGAACTGTTTTTCCGGTCCCTGCTGAACACCCTGATCTTTACGGTAATTACCGTTGCCGCAGGGCTCATCCTGGGGATGGTTATGGCCCTTGTGCTGGAGGAATTGCCGAAACGGTTCAGCAAACTCCGGGGGGTTCTTATAATGCCCTGGGTAATTCCCGGCATAGTGGTGGGCTATCTTTTTATGTATATCTTTGACACCAATGTAGGAATTGTGAATTATATTTTTCTCAGCCTTGGGCTTATCCAGAAACGCCTGCCCTGGCTTATGCGGGACAACCTCGCCATGGCGTCTGTCATAATTGCCAATGTCTGGAACCAAGCGCCCTTTTATATGCTGATGTTTACCGCCGCAATGAAGGGTATCCCCGAAAGCATACGGGAGGCCGCCTACGCAGAAGGCACAAGCCGCTGGAATGAATTCTTCCAGGTAACACTGCCCCACATTAAAGGGGTGGTGGTCATTACTTCCCTGCTGCAGATTATCCGTAATTTCAATAATTTCCCCATTATCTTTACCATGACCGGAGGCGGCCCTGCCCATGCTACCACTACATCGGTGCTGTATATTTACAAGGTCGCTTTTGATCAATTTGATATGGGCTATGCGTCCCTCATCGGCATATTCTGGGTCATCATATTGATGATCCTGTCGGTGATATATATACGCCTCTTAAACAAAGATTACTGA
- a CDS encoding ABC transporter ATP-binding protein: MAAITLKNVGKTYPGDIIAVNNFNLEIQDKEFIIFVGPSGCGKSTTIRMIAGLEEINQGEIYIGGKLVNQLEPKDRNIAMVFQNYALFPHMTVYRNIAFGLIQQKVPKDEIKQKVENAARILGITQLLDRKPKALSGGERQRVALGRAIVRDPAVFLLDEPLSNLDAKLRTTMRSEISKLHKKLGTTFIYVTHDQIEAMTMGDRIVVMKSGIIQQVDTPRKLYNNPCNLFVAGFIGSPPMNMLPGIITDKNGEYGVKIYTVFYPLPTARFPRSVLEKYSGKNVIAGIRPEDLHPEFMLEGEADPDTGAPVVFPSEMLQAELELAEMMGADTYLNARIEDKNVISRIPSALQYREKKTIGLLPDISRLFLFDPDTEKNILL, from the coding sequence ATGGCTGCAATTACCCTGAAAAATGTCGGCAAAACTTACCCTGGGGATATTATAGCGGTAAACAATTTCAATCTTGAAATTCAGGATAAGGAATTTATTATTTTTGTCGGACCCTCAGGCTGCGGGAAATCAACCACCATACGGATGATCGCCGGACTGGAGGAAATAAACCAGGGCGAAATATACATCGGCGGCAAGCTGGTTAACCAACTTGAACCGAAGGACAGGAATATCGCAATGGTATTCCAGAATTATGCCCTTTTCCCCCACATGACGGTTTACAGGAATATTGCCTTTGGCTTGATACAGCAGAAGGTTCCCAAGGATGAAATAAAGCAAAAGGTGGAAAATGCCGCCCGTATCCTCGGGATTACCCAGCTCCTGGACAGGAAACCCAAGGCCCTTTCCGGCGGTGAACGCCAGCGGGTAGCCCTCGGCAGGGCCATAGTCCGGGACCCCGCAGTATTTCTTCTGGATGAACCCCTTTCCAATCTTGACGCCAAATTGCGGACAACCATGCGTTCTGAAATTTCCAAACTGCATAAAAAACTGGGAACCACTTTTATTTATGTAACCCATGATCAGATAGAAGCCATGACCATGGGGGACCGTATAGTGGTCATGAAATCAGGAATCATACAGCAGGTTGACACTCCCCGGAAGCTGTATAATAACCCCTGCAACCTGTTCGTTGCAGGATTCATCGGTTCACCGCCCATGAATATGCTTCCGGGGATCATTACGGATAAAAACGGAGAATACGGGGTAAAGATTTACACTGTCTTTTATCCCCTCCCGACAGCGAGATTTCCCCGCAGCGTGCTGGAGAAATATAGTGGAAAAAATGTTATTGCCGGCATACGGCCGGAAGATCTGCATCCTGAATTCATGCTTGAAGGCGAAGCGGACCCTGATACCGGGGCGCCTGTGGTTTTCCCCTCCGAAATGCTCCAAGCGGAACTGGAATTGGCCGAAATGATGGGCGCCGACACCTACCTCAATGCCAGAATCGAAGATAAAAATGTTATTTCCCGGATCCCTTCGGCGTTGCAATACAGGGAGAAAAAAACTATTGGACTTTTGCCTGATATAAGCAGATTGTTCCTCTTCGATCCGGATACAGAAAAAAACATACTGTTGTAA
- a CDS encoding radical SAM protein, with the protein MSGENISPPWREQELSLQAVKEKYSDLSPFIILKIDVQRRGAKITRRALDAINPEKDAAFYRGINLESKGVIPYGFLLRDGTSVLCTIEDEAETSFKRFREPYTIDLVNGRPALTDQGEFIDEIYYLPNPHFTNKVTTRGTPMWHVLMSRPQRMDINLYQTCDFWKLAGMNCKYCVAGTTFNSTKGEKAEIVNLDDVEEAVVEALKQPGRYRSVFFCSGSMLGGAEPQDDEVNLYIEMLQRVGKYFRDKKVMSQIVATAFTEKQLRRLHNETMLCGYTADLEVLNEEVFNWVCPGKAKYIGYQGWKERLFKAAEIFGPGSVSTGVVSGVEMVEPQGFKSEEEALEKCLAEAEDLAKHGVTVSQQIYHLEQGSVFQHKKTATLDYLTAFAKGIDQISRRYNLECLCDDYRTCGNHPSGDLARIWQGGKECR; encoded by the coding sequence ATGTCCGGAGAAAATATATCCCCGCCCTGGCGGGAACAGGAATTGAGCCTCCAGGCGGTAAAGGAAAAGTATTCGGACTTGTCTCCCTTTATCATTCTTAAAATTGATGTCCAGCGCCGGGGGGCAAAGATAACCCGGCGGGCATTGGATGCAATTAATCCTGAGAAGGACGCTGCTTTTTACCGAGGCATAAACCTGGAAAGCAAAGGGGTCATCCCCTACGGTTTTCTGCTCCGGGACGGTACCAGCGTCCTCTGTACCATTGAGGACGAGGCGGAAACTTCATTTAAAAGATTCCGTGAACCCTATACCATTGATCTAGTAAACGGCCGTCCGGCACTAACGGATCAGGGCGAATTTATTGACGAAATTTACTATTTGCCTAATCCGCATTTTACCAACAAGGTTACCACCAGGGGAACGCCGATGTGGCATGTCCTCATGTCACGTCCCCAGCGCATGGATATCAACCTGTACCAGACCTGCGATTTTTGGAAACTGGCAGGGATGAACTGTAAATACTGCGTGGCAGGGACTACCTTTAATTCAACGAAAGGCGAGAAAGCCGAAATCGTCAACCTCGACGATGTTGAAGAAGCGGTAGTGGAGGCCCTCAAGCAGCCTGGCAGGTACAGGTCGGTATTTTTCTGTTCCGGTTCAATGCTCGGAGGCGCGGAGCCCCAGGATGACGAGGTCAATCTTTATATAGAAATGCTTCAGCGGGTGGGGAAATATTTCAGGGATAAAAAAGTCATGTCCCAGATTGTTGCTACAGCATTCACGGAAAAGCAATTGAGGCGCCTGCACAACGAAACCATGCTCTGCGGCTACACCGCGGATCTGGAAGTATTGAACGAAGAAGTATTCAACTGGGTGTGTCCGGGAAAAGCCAAATATATCGGATACCAGGGTTGGAAGGAACGGCTTTTTAAAGCTGCCGAAATTTTCGGCCCCGGCAGTGTCAGTACCGGGGTTGTTTCCGGGGTAGAAATGGTAGAACCCCAGGGCTTCAAAAGCGAAGAAGAAGCCCTGGAAAAATGCCTGGCCGAAGCTGAAGACTTGGCCAAGCACGGGGTAACCGTATCCCAGCAGATATACCATCTGGAACAGGGCTCTGTTTTCCAGCATAAAAAAACCGCAACACTGGATTATTTAACCGCCTTTGCAAAGGGGATAGATCAAATATCCCGGCGTTATAATCTGGAATGTCTCTGCGATGACTACCGTACCTGCGGCAATCATCCAAGCGGGGATCTTGCCCGGATCTGGCAGGGAGGAAAAGAATGCCGATAA
- a CDS encoding ABC transporter substrate-binding protein, with amino-acid sequence MKKLSSIWFFSAFLAVFLVLPGFLHAGGAKASDGGVKTISFANWASVEEATQSRIAAVITAFEQAHPDLKIDVQGIPVSDIVKEITIRSTAGNPPDIAQLSSDNVRQLQSANLLIPLDDLLSADFKKDLYPDLYDATGLIDGKHYAAPWANSTHGLFYNKKLLAQAGLDPNKPPKTIDELNAILRAAKPKLPAGTLFLQVDTTVRTLGLIHQWPFLLAFNNGVEPYNLKGEVHFNTPGIKAYLEWLRWLVKEEYTLPGLKYGEFRPYAAQDKLLFGNDWTTFDGILRSLNPQLTPAILYETWGATALPAGSDGKARTPVQAHALVIFRNSKVQKETASFLEFLAASPDSLNKYIAASGFTPATQSAFSKAPAFSESGFIKSFISDVVPTSVPMPTGPDYASYAEIIMTAVQQVITTDAAIQPILDDGQKKLEALFK; translated from the coding sequence ATGAAAAAGCTCAGTTCAATCTGGTTTTTCAGTGCGTTTTTAGCGGTTTTTCTGGTTCTTCCCGGCTTTTTGCATGCAGGGGGGGCCAAGGCGTCGGATGGGGGAGTAAAAACCATATCCTTCGCAAACTGGGCGTCGGTGGAAGAAGCTACCCAATCCCGTATTGCGGCGGTTATAACAGCCTTCGAGCAGGCCCACCCGGATCTGAAGATAGATGTCCAGGGCATCCCTGTCTCGGACATTGTCAAGGAAATCACCATCCGGTCCACTGCGGGCAATCCGCCTGACATTGCACAGTTATCCAGCGACAATGTCCGCCAGCTCCAATCGGCAAATTTATTGATCCCTCTGGACGATTTATTGAGCGCCGACTTCAAAAAGGATCTCTACCCGGATCTGTACGATGCTACCGGCCTTATCGACGGGAAGCATTATGCGGCGCCTTGGGCGAACAGTACCCACGGGCTGTTCTACAACAAAAAGCTATTGGCCCAGGCCGGGCTGGATCCCAACAAGCCGCCCAAAACAATCGATGAATTGAATGCCATCCTGAGAGCCGCAAAGCCGAAGCTGCCTGCGGGTACCCTCTTCCTTCAGGTTGATACCACAGTACGCACCCTGGGGCTCATTCACCAATGGCCTTTCCTGCTTGCCTTTAACAATGGCGTGGAACCCTATAACCTGAAAGGTGAAGTGCATTTCAATACCCCCGGGATAAAAGCTTACCTGGAATGGCTCCGCTGGCTGGTTAAAGAAGAATACACCCTGCCCGGCCTGAAGTATGGGGAATTCCGGCCTTATGCTGCCCAGGACAAGCTCCTCTTCGGAAACGACTGGACCACCTTTGACGGAATTCTCCGTTCCCTGAATCCCCAGCTTACTCCGGCGATACTTTACGAGACCTGGGGGGCAACCGCTTTGCCCGCAGGAAGCGACGGTAAAGCCCGTACCCCGGTGCAGGCCCACGCCCTGGTGATTTTCAGGAATTCGAAGGTGCAAAAAGAGACCGCCTCTTTCCTGGAATTCCTGGCGGCAAGCCCCGATTCTTTGAACAAATATATCGCTGCCTCGGGCTTTACCCCCGCTACCCAGAGCGCTTTTTCGAAGGCCCCTGCCTTCTCCGAAAGCGGCTTTATCAAATCATTTATCAGCGATGTAGTGCCGACCAGTGTTCCAATGCCCACAGGCCCTGATTATGCAAGCTATGCGGAAATCATCATGACCGCAGTGCAGCAGGTAATAACCACCGATGCGGCAATACAGCCGATCCTGGACGACGGGCAGAAAAAACTTGAGGCCCTGTTTAAATAA
- a CDS encoding helix-turn-helix domain-containing protein: MLRDGSAVGNELRAILSSNIKRHRSRRGWSQAKLAEEANISTNFLSDIETGKKWPYPETLMNLGKALNVEVYELFKPEEAIPNDIGVVLTRYTEEASLKLTQMVSNSLESLRKEYLTEGE; encoded by the coding sequence ATGCTACGAGATGGATCAGCGGTTGGGAATGAATTGCGTGCAATTTTAAGCTCGAATATAAAGCGGCATCGTAGCCGGCGGGGGTGGTCGCAGGCAAAACTAGCCGAAGAAGCCAATATTTCCACGAATTTTTTAAGCGATATAGAGACCGGCAAGAAGTGGCCTTATCCTGAAACCCTTATGAACCTTGGCAAAGCGTTGAATGTCGAAGTGTATGAGCTTTTCAAGCCGGAAGAGGCTATACCAAACGATATCGGAGTAGTTCTGACCCGATATACCGAAGAAGCATCCCTAAAGTTGACTCAAATGGTCAGCAATTCCCTTGAAAGCCTTCGGAAAGAATACCTCACCGAAGGAGAATAA
- a CDS encoding cyclic nucleotide-binding domain-containing protein, whose amino-acid sequence MAVLGVVNSDLAVKKLVEFAFRNEGQGDFSLRHLTEKIEILEFMSYDLPEVVIINFSDPSIKIDEIISWMKDDKWLMNFGIIGVFSQEKNNEEKLLEKYKAVNILTLMEYSRIRSHIVKNVQIIARNYQIIFAREFTKNLMDGASGSFLIENDLLAVPLYAGMGATLLSQRGLIDPDNKMHLQLALGELIVNAVEHGNCGIGYDEKTEGMEKGLSVVDLVAEKCKDPAIRGKKVEFQWELLNDKSIFIIKDEGKGFDVKAHLQKIENQDIMSLHGRGIKLASKLSNELSYNAKGNQVTLTVKHDLSLEYDVPLGFSKEQIVNVKPGDIILKEGEPSDYLYYISSGRYTVFHNRKQVGTLSPEDIFMGEMSFLLNQKRSATVRAETTGKLILLTRKAFVNVIRQFPHYGIFLSKLLAKRLVRGNDRNAALMDKLKSAENSAKLPTGQKGDAFV is encoded by the coding sequence ATGGCCGTTTTAGGGGTGGTCAATTCAGATTTGGCAGTCAAGAAACTCGTGGAATTCGCGTTCAGGAACGAAGGCCAGGGGGATTTTTCGCTCAGGCACCTCACCGAAAAGATCGAAATCCTCGAATTTATGAGCTATGACCTCCCGGAAGTGGTGATCATCAATTTTTCCGATCCTTCCATAAAGATAGACGAAATAATCTCCTGGATGAAAGACGACAAGTGGCTCATGAACTTCGGCATCATAGGCGTCTTTTCCCAGGAAAAGAACAACGAAGAAAAGCTCCTCGAAAAGTACAAGGCCGTAAACATCCTTACCCTGATGGAGTATAGCCGCATACGCTCCCACATTGTCAAAAATGTGCAGATTATCGCGCGCAACTATCAAATTATCTTTGCCCGGGAATTCACCAAAAACCTCATGGACGGCGCTTCGGGCAGTTTCCTCATAGAGAACGACCTTTTGGCAGTGCCCCTTTACGCCGGCATGGGCGCCACCCTCCTCTCCCAGCGGGGCCTTATCGACCCGGACAACAAGATGCACCTCCAGCTTGCCCTGGGCGAACTCATTGTCAATGCGGTGGAGCACGGAAACTGCGGCATCGGTTACGATGAAAAAACCGAAGGCATGGAGAAGGGCCTCTCGGTAGTGGATCTGGTGGCGGAAAAATGCAAAGACCCTGCCATCAGGGGCAAGAAAGTCGAATTCCAGTGGGAACTCCTCAACGACAAGAGCATTTTCATCATCAAAGACGAGGGCAAGGGCTTTGACGTGAAGGCCCACCTCCAAAAAATCGAAAACCAGGACATTATGAGCCTTCATGGCAGGGGCATCAAGCTTGCCTCCAAACTTTCCAACGAACTCAGCTACAACGCCAAAGGCAACCAGGTAACCTTGACCGTCAAGCACGACCTTTCCCTGGAATACGATGTGCCCTTGGGCTTTTCCAAAGAGCAGATTGTCAATGTCAAACCCGGCGACATCATCCTTAAAGAGGGGGAGCCCTCGGACTACCTCTACTACATCTCCTCCGGCCGGTACACGGTTTTTCACAACCGCAAGCAGGTAGGAACCCTGTCGCCCGAAGACATCTTCATGGGCGAGATGTCCTTCCTCCTGAACCAAAAACGTTCCGCCACCGTCAGGGCCGAGACCACCGGGAAACTCATACTCCTTACGCGTAAAGCTTTTGTAAATGTGATACGCCAATTCCCCCATTACGGCATCTTCCTTTCCAAGCTGCTGGCAAAACGCCTCGTCCGGGGCAACGACAGGAACGCCGCCTTAATGGACAAGCTAAAGTCGGCGGAAAATTCGGCGAAGCTCCCCACAGGTCAGAAGGGCGATGCTTTTGTATAG
- a CDS encoding response regulator transcription factor, which produces MNSKVSVLIIDDEAKIRELIKSYLEINGYSAICAAAGLEGLNAFEKYKPSLILLDLMLPDITGEECCRRIREVSAVPIIMLTAKVDEESIIRGLKTGADDYVCKPFSPRQLVARVEAALRRTARTGSSGAPLAWGDLVVDQAKRQALFKGTEIALTRDEYFILTLLMSRPAKIFTREEILQNVKGDEYEGFDRAVDTHIKNLRAKLGDDPRSPKYIITVYGMGYRFGAGEAG; this is translated from the coding sequence ATGAACAGCAAGGTCTCTGTCCTTATTATCGACGATGAGGCGAAGATCCGGGAACTTATTAAATCCTATCTCGAAATAAACGGCTATAGCGCCATTTGCGCCGCCGCAGGCCTTGAAGGACTGAATGCCTTCGAGAAATACAAGCCCTCCCTCATACTGCTGGATCTCATGCTGCCCGATATCACAGGCGAAGAATGCTGCCGCAGAATCAGGGAAGTTTCGGCAGTGCCTATCATCATGCTGACTGCCAAAGTCGACGAGGAGAGCATAATCCGGGGTCTTAAAACCGGCGCCGATGATTATGTGTGCAAGCCCTTCAGCCCAAGGCAGCTTGTTGCCCGGGTTGAAGCGGCCCTGAGAAGGACTGCCAGGACCGGCTCTTCCGGCGCCCCCCTTGCCTGGGGCGATTTGGTTGTGGACCAGGCAAAACGCCAGGCGCTGTTCAAGGGGACGGAAATAGCATTGACCCGGGACGAGTACTTCATTTTGACCCTCCTTATGTCGAGGCCGGCAAAGATATTCACCAGGGAAGAAATTTTGCAGAACGTAAAGGGCGATGAATACGAAGGTTTCGACAGGGCTGTGGATACGCACATCAAAAACCTCAGGGCAAAACTTGGGGATGATCCCCGGAGCCCAAAATACATAATCACAGTATACGGCATGGGGTACCGCTTCGGCGCGGGCGAGGCAGGATGA
- a CDS encoding sensor histidine kinase, which produces MTNLKNRLALTYAILIVLALALLTLAVNRLTKSLFSNLVRQTISERSEEIVRTIAEQYNPMTGSFNQITIEAAGMFFVHEGYIVAVETLLGDSVWNARTCDMERCSLVIRDITERMEGRFGVKGSLQSNRYPILFDAEIVGYVDIDTYGPFFYSDAETRFLSLINHFLIIAGLAFILISVGISVQLSGVLAKPVTLEFEEGERRKKQLTQDVAHELRTPLTCLQGTVEAMIDGVYAADKERLESCKDEILRLTSLVEDLNTLSNLEWEGLKLNKTDFDLSQLLEAAAGPFIPAAREKGIEVKLNLRESPINADYDRLKQVFINLLSNAVKYTERGSIVATIQKGDKNWDVLVADTGIGIAKEDLPRIFERLYRTDKSRNRGLGGSGIGLTIATAIAKAHGGSISAESEEGKGSVFKLSL; this is translated from the coding sequence ATGACAAACCTTAAAAACCGCCTCGCCCTGACCTACGCCATCCTCATCGTCCTTGCCCTTGCCCTTCTCACCCTGGCGGTGAACCGGCTTACCAAGTCGCTTTTTTCAAACCTGGTGCGCCAGACTATTTCCGAGCGGAGCGAAGAGATAGTCCGCACCATAGCCGAGCAGTACAACCCCATGACCGGGAGCTTTAACCAGATCACCATTGAGGCTGCGGGCATGTTCTTTGTCCATGAAGGCTACATCGTGGCAGTGGAGACCCTCCTGGGCGATTCGGTCTGGAATGCCCGTACCTGCGACATGGAACGGTGTTCCCTGGTAATCAGGGACATTACAGAAAGGATGGAAGGCCGTTTCGGCGTCAAGGGCTCCCTCCAAAGCAATCGCTACCCCATATTGTTTGACGCTGAAATTGTGGGCTATGTGGACATAGATACGTATGGACCTTTTTTCTACAGCGATGCTGAAACACGTTTCCTCTCGTTGATAAACCACTTTCTCATTATTGCGGGCCTGGCATTCATACTTATCAGCGTGGGGATTTCCGTACAGCTCTCCGGCGTTTTGGCAAAGCCGGTAACCCTGGAATTTGAAGAAGGGGAAAGGCGGAAAAAGCAGCTTACCCAGGATGTTGCCCATGAACTCCGCACCCCCCTGACCTGCCTGCAGGGCACTGTGGAAGCCATGATCGACGGAGTCTATGCCGCCGATAAAGAAAGGCTGGAAAGCTGCAAGGACGAAATTTTGCGGCTCACGAGCCTTGTGGAGGATCTCAACACCTTGAGCAACCTGGAATGGGAAGGTCTCAAGCTCAACAAGACCGATTTTGACCTTTCCCAGCTTTTGGAAGCCGCGGCCGGGCCTTTTATCCCCGCTGCCCGCGAAAAGGGCATAGAGGTGAAGCTCAATCTCCGCGAAAGCCCCATCAATGCCGACTATGACAGGCTTAAGCAGGTGTTCATCAACCTTCTTTCCAATGCGGTGAAGTACACCGAAAGGGGAAGCATTGTGGCAACCATCCAAAAAGGGGACAAGAACTGGGATGTTTTGGTGGCTGATACAGGCATAGGCATTGCGAAAGAGGATTTGCCCAGGATATTCGAGCGCCTCTACCGGACTGACAAATCACGGAACAGGGGTTTGGGGGGGTCGGGAATAGGACTTACCATTGCCACCGCCATAGCCAAAGCCCACGGCGGCAGCATCAGCGCGGAAAGCGAAGAAGGCAAGGGCAGCGTTTTTAAGCTTAGCCTTTAG